In a single window of the Deinococcus aetherius genome:
- the rraA gene encoding ribonuclease E activity regulator RraA: protein MTTPQSPDSAFTPTYDLSDAHPDAPVLTPIFRAYGGRPRFHGLVVTVCVQDDNTLVRAVLEEPGEGRVLVVDNGGSLTCAVVGGTLAEIGRRSGWAGVVVNGCVRDVAELAACDLGVRALASHPRRSGKRDLGERDVPVTFAEVTFHPGDHLYADEDGMVVLPAGR from the coding sequence ATGACCACACCACAAAGCCCCGACTCGGCCTTCACGCCCACCTACGACCTCAGCGACGCCCACCCCGACGCGCCCGTCCTGACGCCGATCTTCCGGGCTTACGGGGGCCGCCCGCGTTTTCACGGCCTAGTGGTGACCGTGTGCGTGCAGGACGACAACACACTCGTGCGCGCGGTGCTGGAGGAACCGGGAGAGGGCCGCGTGCTCGTCGTGGACAACGGCGGTAGCCTGACCTGCGCGGTGGTGGGCGGGACGCTGGCAGAGATCGGGAGGCGGAGCGGCTGGGCGGGCGTGGTTGTGAACGGGTGCGTGCGCGACGTGGCCGAACTCGCCGCCTGCGACCTGGGCGTCCGGGCACTCGCCTCCCATCCCCGGCGGAGCGGCAAGCGTGATCTGGGGGAGCGGGACGTGCCCGTGACCTTTGCGGAAGTCACCTTCCACCCCGGCGACCACCTCTACGCCGACGAGGACGGCATGGTCGTCCTGCCTGCCGGGCGCTGA
- a CDS encoding XdhC family protein, whose amino-acid sequence MNAAETRALLAALRTALARGQGAALATVVGVRGSAYRREGTRMLVLDDGVQVCMLSGGCLEAEVVEVALEVIRTGQPTLTHYDLSEDATWGLGIGCGGSVDVRVERVDPGDPVTAAWLGALEEGRPAALAVPLSGEGRVLVTPDGEEVGHLTDPALHTFATLAARERLGLREPRAVTLAAPDGTPVFLDVSVPPPELVIYGAGHDAIPLATQAHALGYDVHVIDPRPAYLTPGRFPGATLHPLAPEDLSAFTPGERAHLIVMNHHLDRDRVCLAHALRSGAPYVGVLGPRSRAEDLLRALEAEGAPFTPEQLARLRSPIGLRLGAEAPEEVALSILGELMAWRRGYDGGFLSGHAGRIHDSGTHAPAPAHLGASVGSVAD is encoded by the coding sequence GTGAACGCAGCCGAGACGCGCGCCCTCCTCGCGGCGCTGAGAACGGCCCTGGCCCGGGGTCAGGGGGCCGCCCTCGCCACGGTGGTCGGGGTGCGGGGCAGCGCCTACCGCCGCGAGGGCACCCGGATGCTCGTGCTCGACGACGGGGTACAGGTCTGCATGCTCTCCGGCGGCTGCCTGGAGGCCGAGGTGGTGGAGGTGGCGCTGGAGGTCATTCGCACCGGCCAGCCCACCCTCACCCACTACGACCTCTCGGAGGACGCGACCTGGGGACTGGGAATCGGCTGCGGGGGCAGCGTGGACGTGCGGGTCGAAAGGGTGGACCCGGGCGATCCCGTGACCGCCGCCTGGCTGGGAGCGCTGGAGGAGGGCCGACCCGCCGCCCTCGCGGTGCCGCTGTCCGGGGAGGGGAGGGTGCTCGTCACCCCGGACGGGGAGGAGGTGGGCCACCTGACCGACCCCGCCCTGCACACCTTCGCTACCCTGGCCGCCCGCGAGCGGTTGGGCCTGCGTGAGCCGCGCGCCGTGACCCTCGCGGCCCCGGACGGCACCCCGGTCTTCCTCGACGTGAGCGTGCCGCCGCCCGAACTCGTGATCTACGGGGCGGGGCACGACGCGATCCCCCTCGCCACCCAGGCCCACGCGCTGGGGTACGACGTCCACGTCATCGACCCCCGCCCCGCGTACCTGACGCCGGGCCGCTTCCCGGGGGCAACGCTGCATCCCCTCGCCCCCGAGGACCTGTCCGCCTTCACCCCGGGGGAACGCGCCCACCTCATCGTGATGAACCACCACCTCGACCGCGACCGGGTGTGCCTAGCCCACGCTCTGCGCTCCGGGGCGCCGTACGTGGGTGTGCTGGGGCCCCGCTCCCGCGCGGAGGACCTGCTGCGGGCCCTGGAGGCGGAGGGCGCCCCCTTCACCCCGGAACAGCTCGCCCGGTTGCGCTCCCCAATTGGCCTGCGCCTGGGGGCCGAGGCGCCCGAGGAGGTCGCCCTGAGCATCTTGGGGGAGCTGATGGCATGGCGCCGGGGCTACGACGGCGGCTTCCTGAGCGGGCACGCGGGCCGCATCCACGACTCGGGCACGCACGCCCCCGCCCCGGCACACCTGGGGGCGTCGGTGGGGTCGGTGGCGGACTGA
- a CDS encoding LacI family DNA-binding transcriptional regulator produces the protein MSLGHLVRPTINDIARACGVSKGTVSRVLNGHATVAAPTRERVQETMRRMGYAPDPVARHLSWRTGQTLGLSLAAQDLTFSPYHVLLRRALEGHTAPLGVQLVDLRDDLGGVARLPSAVLVLHAQGDDDPRLRLLRGRGVPAVLVGHQPGSFWVAPDDEGGGYLATTQLLRAGHRRLAYLGRGPSQVAQDRERGCLRAAREAGAEVIPIEADFTVLSGYRALRRAWEGGARFTACFAQSDESAVGAVAALEDLGLRVPGDVSVVGFDGLPELPLPVPLTTVAQDIPRLARTALSLMQEATSGQPPRGEFIPVQLIPGATVSHVTAARSPGGNP, from the coding sequence GTGAGTCTCGGTCATCTGGTCAGGCCCACCATCAACGACATCGCGCGGGCGTGCGGGGTGAGCAAGGGGACGGTCAGCCGCGTGCTCAACGGGCACGCGACCGTGGCCGCGCCCACCCGCGAGCGGGTGCAGGAGACGATGCGGCGGATGGGGTACGCGCCCGATCCGGTCGCCCGTCACCTGAGCTGGCGCACCGGGCAGACCCTGGGGCTGTCGCTCGCCGCCCAGGACCTCACCTTCAGCCCGTACCACGTCCTGCTGCGCCGGGCGCTGGAGGGGCACACCGCGCCCCTGGGGGTGCAGCTCGTGGACCTGCGCGACGACCTGGGCGGCGTGGCCCGCTTGCCCAGCGCCGTGCTCGTCCTTCACGCCCAGGGGGACGACGACCCCCGCCTGCGCCTGCTGCGGGGGCGCGGGGTTCCCGCCGTTCTCGTCGGCCACCAGCCCGGCTCGTTCTGGGTGGCCCCCGACGACGAGGGGGGGGGGTACCTCGCCACCACCCAGCTTCTCCGGGCGGGGCATCGCCGCCTCGCGTACCTGGGCCGGGGTCCCAGTCAGGTCGCCCAGGACCGGGAGCGGGGCTGCCTGCGCGCCGCCCGGGAGGCCGGGGCGGAGGTGATCCCCATCGAGGCGGACTTCACGGTGCTGAGCGGCTACCGCGCCCTGCGCCGGGCCTGGGAGGGGGGTGCGCGCTTCACCGCCTGCTTTGCCCAGAGCGACGAGAGCGCCGTCGGGGCCGTGGCCGCCCTGGAGGACCTGGGGCTGCGGGTGCCGGGCGACGTGTCCGTGGTGGGCTTCGACGGCCTGCCCGAGCTGCCGCTGCCCGTGCCCCTCACCACCGTCGCGCAGGACATCCCCCGCCTCGCCCGCACCGCCCTGTCTCTCATGCAGGAGGCCACCTCGGGGCAGCCGCCCCGTGGCGAATTCATTCCCGTGCAGCTCATTCCCGGCGCGACCGTCTCACATGTGACGGCCGCGCGATCCCCCGGAGGGAACCCATGA
- a CDS encoding ABC transporter substrate-binding protein, which translates to MKNVLGLSLGLALLVTPAGAQTASKTVKINGYGGTDQTLVNDLINRFVKPQMAKDGVTVVYQPLQGDYNQALTTLLAAGNAGDVMYLPAETLDGFVATGKILPLNGVVSTTPFIKSLNTAFTRNGKLYAVAKDFNTLTVVYNKDLFDEAGVAYPNNNDTWTSLATKLRNVKQKLGSEYYGLCLAPTFDRFGAFAYATGWQQFGANGKTNLADPRFAEAFNFYTGLAKDKVGVQPSELSTDWGGGCLKTGKVAVAIEGGWIVNFLRDNAPNLKFGTALMPKNNKTGERGNFLYTVGWAINSGTKNKAAAVKVLNILTSPQVQEYVLQQGLAIPSRTSLQSSAYFKKTDPGAQNARLVFQGADDGNVRAFTFGPKGTDWAKPINEALASVLSGQRSAADALKKAQADMTTFQSR; encoded by the coding sequence ATGAAGAACGTTCTCGGACTCAGCCTCGGCCTCGCCCTGCTCGTCACTCCCGCTGGCGCTCAGACCGCCTCCAAGACCGTCAAGATCAACGGTTACGGCGGCACCGACCAGACCCTGGTGAACGACCTCATCAACCGCTTCGTGAAGCCCCAGATGGCGAAGGACGGCGTCACCGTGGTGTACCAGCCTCTTCAGGGCGACTACAACCAGGCGCTGACCACCCTGCTCGCGGCGGGAAACGCCGGGGACGTGATGTATCTCCCCGCCGAGACGCTCGACGGCTTCGTCGCCACCGGGAAAATTCTGCCGCTGAACGGTGTCGTGAGCACCACCCCCTTCATCAAGAGCCTGAACACCGCCTTCACGCGGAACGGCAAACTCTACGCCGTCGCCAAGGACTTCAACACCCTGACGGTCGTGTACAACAAGGACCTCTTCGACGAGGCGGGCGTGGCGTACCCCAACAACAACGACACCTGGACGAGCCTGGCGACCAAGCTGCGGAACGTCAAGCAAAAACTCGGCAGCGAGTACTACGGCCTGTGCCTGGCCCCGACCTTCGACCGCTTCGGCGCCTTCGCCTACGCGACCGGCTGGCAGCAGTTCGGCGCGAACGGCAAGACCAACCTCGCCGACCCGCGCTTCGCCGAGGCCTTTAATTTCTACACCGGGCTGGCGAAGGACAAGGTGGGCGTGCAGCCCAGCGAGCTCTCGACCGACTGGGGCGGCGGCTGCCTGAAGACCGGCAAGGTTGCGGTCGCCATCGAGGGCGGCTGGATCGTGAATTTCCTGCGCGACAACGCCCCCAACCTGAAGTTCGGCACCGCCCTGATGCCCAAGAACAACAAGACCGGCGAGCGCGGCAACTTCCTGTACACCGTGGGCTGGGCGATCAACTCGGGCACCAAGAACAAGGCGGCCGCCGTCAAGGTGCTGAACATCCTGACGAGCCCGCAGGTGCAAGAGTACGTGCTCCAGCAGGGCCTCGCCATTCCCAGCCGCACCTCGCTGCAAAGCAGCGCCTACTTCAAGAAGACCGATCCCGGCGCCCAGAACGCGAGGCTGGTCTTCCAGGGGGCCGACGACGGGAACGTCCGGGCCTTCACCTTCGGGCCCAAGGGTACCGACTGGGCCAAGCCCATCAACGAGGCGCTCGCCTCGGTGCTGAGCGGGCAGCGCAGCGCCGCCGACGCGCTGAAAAAGGCGCAGGCGGACATGACCACCTTCCAGAGCCGCTGA
- a CDS encoding carbohydrate ABC transporter permease, translating into MFRRGQSTATAYLFLAPFLISTAVFFFYAFARAIYYSFTDFNLFNNPSLIGVRPYTQVVDDPSFQRALANSLIFAVVTTTLQTIFALLMAVALNNKLRGMAFFRSAWYMPSITSSVVITLIFLWLFQQRGIANYLITQWQAYQPLVLTFLVGLVVAQVIQVLLERRSGLPARWTDPALAVVSALSSLAVTAGLVWAGVTGVREVPPFDYQYFADKWITLGGARVLSIPLLVVIIQNTFTTVPTLMLFFLAGLQNIPGALYEAADIDGATPFQKLMNVTVPNLRPVTFYVVTVGLIGTMQMFDQVAVIGSAAPQDTLITLAYYVYTNTFKAGAAPVNLAAAAAIILALIILVMVFVQRRFFPSEVR; encoded by the coding sequence ATGTTCCGAAGGGGCCAGTCCACCGCGACCGCCTACCTGTTTCTCGCGCCGTTCCTGATCTCCACGGCGGTCTTTTTCTTTTACGCCTTCGCGCGGGCGATCTACTACTCCTTCACCGACTTCAACCTCTTCAACAACCCCAGCCTCATCGGCGTGCGGCCCTACACGCAGGTCGTGGACGACCCCTCCTTCCAGCGGGCGCTGGCGAACAGTCTGATCTTCGCCGTCGTCACCACGACGCTCCAGACCATCTTCGCCCTGCTGATGGCCGTCGCGCTGAACAACAAGCTGCGCGGGATGGCCTTTTTCCGCTCGGCGTGGTACATGCCGTCGATCACCAGCTCCGTGGTGATCACCCTGATCTTCCTGTGGCTCTTCCAGCAGCGCGGCATCGCCAACTACCTGATCACCCAGTGGCAGGCGTACCAGCCGCTGGTCCTCACCTTTCTGGTCGGGCTGGTGGTCGCGCAGGTGATCCAGGTGCTGCTGGAGCGCCGCAGCGGCCTGCCCGCGCGCTGGACCGACCCGGCGCTGGCGGTGGTGAGCGCGCTCTCGTCCCTGGCGGTGACGGCGGGGCTGGTGTGGGCCGGGGTGACGGGCGTGCGCGAGGTGCCGCCCTTCGACTACCAGTATTTCGCCGACAAGTGGATCACGCTGGGCGGGGCGCGGGTGCTGAGCATTCCGCTGCTCGTCGTCATCATCCAGAACACCTTCACCACCGTGCCCACGCTGATGCTGTTCTTCCTGGCAGGGCTCCAGAACATCCCCGGCGCGCTGTACGAGGCCGCCGACATCGACGGGGCCACGCCGTTCCAGAAGCTGATGAACGTGACGGTGCCCAACCTGCGCCCGGTGACCTTTTACGTGGTGACGGTGGGACTCATCGGCACGATGCAGATGTTCGACCAGGTGGCGGTGATCGGCTCGGCGGCGCCGCAGGACACCCTGATCACCCTGGCGTACTACGTCTACACCAACACCTTCAAGGCCGGGGCCGCGCCCGTCAACCTCGCGGCGGCGGCGGCGATCATCCTGGCGCTGATCATCCTGGTGATGGTCTTCGTCCAGCGCCGCTTCTTCCCCTCGGAGGTGCGCTGA
- a CDS encoding carbohydrate ABC transporter permease has protein sequence MTVLQAPNAPAPAARADDRWLARRRWARAGWLYAFMLVMSLFFLGPFLMGLLSSMKDDPNEYPPRLAIPQLSARYIGAAYNLGVQGGGDGWNGGLSPGRTVNFDVSVRSPQGAPQAPPTVALFPYQPVSLVSIARYAQARDFAQVQVTPTGSVGETRSYRITVRYPALTRQTGRVVTGQLTAPTDTLSARLENGQVVPVTLDTPEAQAVQFNLNQYQPVELVENGGRYYLRGPTFERTPLQVDVQRGQSLESSTLPPSDRQNFGRSLAYRNVTPGVLGYTFNNYRRAFNETTNPATGNSLFLKWVLNSFLYAFLRVIAAVVFCSLAGYALARLNFPGKNLVFIGAVLFAQMVPPQVNLISNYVLLKDLNLLNIWGLWFNGLVAAGGVFLMKQFFEGMPRELEESASIDGAGPFTTFWRVMLPQAGPALIALSITQFQGAWNDFFWPLIILRENTNFTLTVGLSNFRQLYGGQGDYGLILAGAILSAIPVIIIFVIFQRYFVDTGADSAVKG, from the coding sequence ATGACCGTTTTGCAGGCGCCCAATGCCCCGGCCCCCGCCGCCCGGGCGGACGACCGCTGGCTGGCCCGCCGCCGCTGGGCCCGGGCCGGTTGGCTCTACGCCTTTATGCTCGTCATGAGCCTCTTTTTCCTGGGGCCGTTCCTGATGGGCTTACTCAGTTCCATGAAGGACGACCCCAACGAGTACCCGCCCCGGCTGGCGATTCCGCAGCTCAGCGCCCGGTACATCGGCGCCGCCTATAACCTCGGCGTGCAGGGCGGGGGCGACGGCTGGAACGGGGGGCTCTCTCCGGGCCGCACGGTGAACTTCGACGTGTCGGTGCGCTCGCCGCAGGGCGCCCCGCAGGCCCCGCCGACGGTCGCGCTCTTTCCGTACCAGCCCGTCAGCCTGGTGAGCATCGCCCGCTACGCGCAGGCGCGCGACTTCGCGCAGGTGCAGGTCACCCCTACGGGCAGCGTCGGCGAGACGCGTTCCTACCGCATCACCGTGCGCTACCCGGCGCTGACCCGGCAGACCGGCCGAGTGGTGACCGGGCAGCTCACCGCCCCCACCGACACCCTCAGCGCCCGGCTGGAGAACGGGCAGGTCGTGCCGGTCACGCTCGACACCCCGGAGGCGCAGGCGGTGCAGTTCAACCTCAACCAGTACCAGCCCGTCGAACTCGTGGAAAACGGCGGGCGCTACTACCTGCGCGGGCCGACCTTCGAGCGCACGCCGCTTCAGGTGGACGTGCAGCGTGGGCAGAGCCTGGAGAGCAGCACGCTGCCGCCCTCCGACCGCCAGAACTTCGGGCGCTCGCTGGCGTACCGCAACGTTACCCCGGGCGTCCTGGGCTACACCTTCAACAACTACCGGCGCGCCTTCAACGAGACGACCAACCCGGCGACGGGGAACAGCCTGTTCCTGAAGTGGGTGCTCAACTCGTTCCTGTACGCCTTCCTGCGGGTGATCGCCGCCGTCGTGTTCTGCTCGCTCGCCGGGTACGCGCTCGCCCGGCTGAACTTTCCCGGCAAGAACCTGGTCTTCATCGGGGCGGTGCTGTTCGCCCAGATGGTGCCTCCACAGGTCAACCTGATCAGCAACTACGTGCTGCTCAAGGACCTGAACCTGCTCAACATCTGGGGCCTGTGGTTCAACGGCCTCGTCGCGGCGGGCGGCGTGTTCCTGATGAAGCAGTTTTTCGAGGGGATGCCGCGCGAGCTGGAGGAGTCCGCGAGCATCGACGGGGCGGGGCCCTTCACGACCTTCTGGCGGGTGATGCTGCCGCAGGCGGGCCCGGCCCTGATCGCGCTGTCGATCACCCAGTTCCAGGGGGCGTGGAACGACTTCTTCTGGCCGCTGATCATCCTGCGCGAGAACACCAACTTCACCCTGACGGTCGGCCTGTCGAACTTCCGACAACTGTACGGCGGGCAGGGCGACTACGGGCTGATCCTGGCGGGCGCCATCCTCAGCGCCATCCCGGTCATCATCATCTTCGTGATCTTCCAGCGTTACTTCGTGGACACCGGGGCCGACAGCGCCGTCAAGGGATGA
- a CDS encoding amylo-alpha-1,6-glucosidase yields the protein MLSTRTVLKENDLYLVGNRHYQAVGEEGGLYRRDTRFLSRYAWRLDGQPPQHLVLHERWPFWLHEQAANADVGYTMRVGLTRDLTVTGTELRDGLRVTLYEPGAHRLTLELGADFLDMFEVRGWPKGIGPREVETRALPDGVEFSYTAGDGLRCRTLVQASPSPTWDGQALAWEISEDTEVKVSVFPLQGDEEPTPGDPDALAREYAALRPPVTLPDPRDAQIVERSVQDLRSLSFHTEFGPFPAAGLPWFVAPFGRDSLIIALLVHEHRPELAVTVARFLAARQGKRHDPVTLEEPGKIMHEERVGELTRLGHTPHRPYYATADATPLFVWLVGELSRQRPDLARELRPNWEAALEWLTTLGDPDGDGLIEYTPDPHGITNAVWKDSGDSTFTEGGVDVSGHVAVIEVQGYAYAAYLAAARMYRLLGELERATEWEGRAQTLRETFQRTFWWPERGYYVHGLNGDKRPLRVLVSNPAHTLWTGIIPPEFAEQVARTALGDELWSGWGIRTLGVKEIRYNPVSYHNGSVWPHDTAVAALGMARYGLHAEAFQVTRALFDAARWAPDHRLSELFAGFPRENGPPVPYPAACHPQGWDAAIPLALAHLLAEPVEREPVARRR from the coding sequence ATGCTGAGCACCCGCACCGTCCTCAAGGAAAACGACCTCTACCTCGTCGGCAACCGCCACTATCAGGCCGTCGGCGAGGAGGGCGGCCTGTACCGCCGCGACACCCGCTTCCTGTCCCGCTACGCCTGGCGGCTGGACGGCCAGCCCCCGCAACACCTCGTCCTCCACGAACGGTGGCCCTTCTGGCTCCACGAGCAGGCCGCGAACGCCGACGTGGGCTACACCATGCGCGTCGGCCTCACCCGCGACCTCACCGTCACCGGGACCGAGCTGCGCGACGGGCTGCGCGTCACCCTCTACGAGCCCGGCGCCCACCGCCTGACCCTCGAACTCGGCGCCGACTTCCTCGACATGTTCGAGGTGCGGGGCTGGCCCAAGGGCATAGGCCCCCGGGAGGTGGAGACGCGTGCCCTTCCCGACGGGGTGGAGTTCAGCTACACCGCCGGGGACGGCCTGCGCTGCCGGACGCTCGTGCAGGCCAGCCCGTCGCCCACCTGGGACGGTCAGGCGCTCGCCTGGGAGATCAGCGAGGACACCGAGGTCAAGGTCAGCGTCTTCCCCCTCCAGGGGGACGAGGAGCCCACCCCCGGTGACCCGGACGCCCTCGCCCGGGAGTACGCGGCCCTACGTCCGCCCGTGACGCTGCCCGATCCCCGCGACGCGCAAATCGTGGAACGGAGCGTGCAGGACCTGCGGAGCCTGAGTTTCCACACCGAGTTCGGCCCCTTCCCGGCGGCGGGACTGCCGTGGTTCGTCGCCCCCTTTGGCCGCGACAGCCTGATCATCGCTCTGCTGGTGCACGAACACCGCCCCGAACTCGCCGTGACGGTCGCCCGCTTCCTCGCCGCGCGGCAGGGGAAGAGACACGACCCCGTCACGCTGGAGGAGCCCGGCAAGATCATGCACGAGGAGCGGGTGGGCGAACTCACCCGGCTGGGCCACACCCCTCACCGCCCGTACTACGCGACCGCCGACGCCACGCCCCTCTTCGTCTGGCTGGTGGGCGAACTCAGCCGCCAGCGGCCCGACCTCGCCCGCGAGTTGCGCCCCAACTGGGAGGCGGCGCTGGAGTGGCTGACCACCCTGGGCGACCCGGACGGCGACGGCCTGATCGAGTACACCCCCGACCCCCACGGCATCACGAACGCCGTGTGGAAGGACAGCGGCGACTCCACCTTCACCGAAGGCGGGGTGGATGTGAGCGGCCACGTCGCCGTGATCGAGGTGCAGGGCTACGCCTACGCCGCCTATCTCGCCGCCGCCCGGATGTACCGCCTGCTCGGGGAACTGGAACGCGCGACGGAGTGGGAGGGGCGGGCCCAGACCCTGCGCGAGACCTTCCAGCGCACCTTCTGGTGGCCCGAGCGCGGCTACTACGTCCACGGGCTGAACGGGGACAAGCGGCCCCTGCGCGTCCTCGTCTCGAACCCGGCGCACACCCTCTGGACCGGGATTATCCCCCCCGAGTTTGCCGAGCAGGTCGCCCGCACGGCGCTGGGGGACGAGCTGTGGAGCGGCTGGGGCATCCGCACGCTGGGGGTGAAGGAAATACGCTACAACCCGGTCTCCTACCACAACGGCAGCGTGTGGCCCCACGACACGGCGGTCGCGGCGCTTGGAATGGCCCGCTACGGCCTGCACGCCGAGGCCTTTCAGGTCACCCGGGCGCTGTTCGACGCGGCGCGCTGGGCGCCCGATCACCGCCTCAGCGAACTGTTCGCGGGCTTTCCCCGGGAGAACGGTCCCCCTGTCCCCTACCCCGCCGCCTGCCACCCGCAGGGCTGGGACGCGGCGATTCCCCTCGCGCTCGCGCACCTGCTCGCCGAGCCGGTGGAGCGGGAGCCGGTGGCGCGCCGACGGTGA
- a CDS encoding ABC transporter permease subunit, with protein MRNALLLAELSLREAVRKRLVIVLLLLTAAFLGFYLYGVVRLEQTLDQRALDAGLDGRSVNGAANAPVMYATIFGMYLVYFLGTLMAVLSTVGAVSGDVESGVMQSVIARPISRAQLVLGRWLGFTVVNVGYVALISVALLGGIRLITGFVPPAPVPAVLLILLAIALTTALTVLGSTLFTTLANGIGVFVLYGVGFAGGIMGSIASFADSPTLTTLSRLANILMPTNALWLGATYHLQPEVLLSFANAARGANPFFSTEPIAANLLGWALVLTVLAVATAMWHFSRRDL; from the coding sequence GTGCGTAACGCCCTCCTCCTCGCCGAACTCAGCCTGCGCGAGGCGGTTCGCAAGCGGCTGGTCATCGTGCTGCTGCTGCTCACCGCCGCCTTCCTGGGCTTCTACCTGTACGGCGTCGTGCGGCTGGAGCAAACCCTCGACCAGCGGGCGCTCGACGCGGGGCTCGACGGGCGCAGCGTGAACGGGGCGGCGAACGCACCCGTCATGTACGCGACCATCTTCGGGATGTATCTCGTGTACTTCCTGGGGACGCTGATGGCGGTGCTCTCCACCGTCGGCGCCGTGAGCGGGGACGTGGAGAGCGGGGTGATGCAGAGCGTGATCGCGCGGCCGATCAGCCGGGCGCAGCTCGTCCTCGGGCGCTGGCTGGGCTTCACGGTGGTCAACGTGGGGTACGTCGCGCTGATCAGCGTCGCGCTGCTGGGGGGCATCCGGCTGATCACAGGGTTCGTGCCGCCCGCCCCGGTGCCCGCCGTCTTGCTCATCCTGCTCGCCATCGCGCTGACGACCGCGCTGACGGTGCTCGGCAGCACGCTCTTCACCACGCTCGCCAATGGGATTGGCGTCTTCGTGCTGTACGGGGTGGGATTCGCGGGGGGCATCATGGGCAGCATCGCCTCCTTCGCGGACAGCCCCACCCTGACCACCCTCAGCCGCCTCGCCAATATCCTGATGCCCACCAACGCCCTGTGGTTGGGGGCGACCTATCACCTCCAGCCCGAGGTGCTGCTGAGCTTCGCCAACGCGGCGCGTGGGGCCAACCCCTTTTTCAGCACCGAACCCATCGCGGCGAACCTGCTGGGCTGGGCCCTCGTCCTGACCGTGCTCGCCGTCGCCACCGCGATGTGGCACTTCAGTCGCCGCGATCTCTGA
- a CDS encoding ABC transporter ATP-binding protein: MAAIETRELRKEYRGRAVVDGLSLTVGEGEVFGFLGPNGAGKSTTVKMLLGLVHPSGGEVRVLGGRPSDPAVRARLGFLPEQFRFQTWMTAEEFLRFHGRLAGLRADETRARVPQVLETVGLGGRGGEAMSGYSKGMLQRAGLAAAILARPRLVFLDEPTSALDPIGRVEVREIIERLKAEGVAVFLNSHLLSEVEQVCDRVAFVKAGRVLRQGTMRELMGGVLPVDLRVDHLSPGLLAVLGQIGEVRHTDTNTPGRAAVELWLEREESLPALADAVHAHRARLYALSPRRPDLETMFLELIEDTPEAARTVRTPEVARA; this comes from the coding sequence ATGGCGGCTATCGAAACGCGGGAGTTGCGCAAGGAGTACCGGGGGCGGGCGGTCGTGGACGGCCTGAGCCTCACGGTGGGGGAGGGGGAGGTCTTCGGCTTCCTGGGACCGAATGGGGCGGGCAAGAGCACCACCGTCAAGATGCTCCTCGGCCTCGTCCACCCCTCGGGCGGGGAGGTGCGGGTGCTGGGCGGGCGGCCCTCCGACCCGGCGGTGCGGGCCCGCCTGGGCTTCCTGCCCGAGCAGTTCCGCTTTCAGACCTGGATGACCGCCGAGGAGTTCCTGCGCTTCCACGGGCGGCTGGCGGGTCTGAGGGCGGACGAGACCCGCGCCCGCGTGCCGCAGGTCCTCGAAACCGTAGGACTCGGCGGGCGCGGCGGTGAGGCTATGAGCGGCTACTCCAAGGGGATGCTCCAGCGCGCAGGCCTGGCGGCGGCGATCCTGGCCCGGCCCCGCCTCGTCTTTCTGGACGAGCCGACCTCAGCGCTCGACCCCATCGGCCGCGTCGAGGTGCGGGAGATCATCGAGCGGCTGAAGGCCGAGGGCGTGGCGGTGTTCCTGAACTCGCACCTGCTGTCGGAGGTCGAGCAGGTGTGCGACCGGGTGGCGTTCGTCAAGGCCGGTCGGGTGCTGCGTCAGGGCACCATGCGAGAACTGATGGGAGGCGTTCTCCCGGTGGACCTGCGGGTAGACCACCTCTCGCCCGGCCTGCTCGCCGTGCTGGGGCAGATCGGCGAGGTGCGGCACACCGACACCAACACCCCGGGCCGCGCCGCCGTGGAGTTGTGGCTGGAGCGCGAGGAGAGCCTGCCCGCCCTCGCCGACGCCGTTCACGCCCACCGCGCCCGGCTGTACGCCCTGAGCCCCCGCCGCCCGGACCTCGAAACCATGTTTCTCGAACTCATCGAGGACACGCCGGAGGCCGCGCGCACCGTCCGCACCCCGGAGGTGGCCCGTGCGTAA